The following proteins come from a genomic window of Scomber japonicus isolate fScoJap1 chromosome 4, fScoJap1.pri, whole genome shotgun sequence:
- the ampd1 gene encoding AMP deaminase 1, with translation MRAFAERVFASDTKDDTIRDEISMFDVADDCPILHQEMAKHLHADDDTEKRKRLQRSRTMAVPSGSTKKSVAPIVAVEVETPTYLEVPDFQRVAIIGDCAAGVTMDDFELSCKGLYRALTIREKYMRLAYQRFPRTASQYLRDIEGETFKVEDQVQPVFTEPPKDGEDPFDTKTLPKDLGYVARMKHGVIYVYNDAAAADKHQPKDMPCPDYDTFIDDMNFLIALIAQGPTKTYTHRRLKFLMSKFNVHEMLNEMEEMKELKLNPHRDFYNCRKVDTHIHAAACMNQKHLLRFIKKSYRDDADRIVHKIKGREVTMKELFETLNLHPYDLTVDSLDVHAGRQTFQRFDKFNAKYNPVGASELRDLYLKTENHINGEYFATIIKEVATDLEDAKYQYAEPRLSIYGCNPNEWTKLSGWFVKHRVYSPNLKWMIQVPRIYDIFRGRDFVPHFGKMLENIFLPVFQATIDPHANPELSLFLRHVTGFDSVDDESKHSGHMFSTKSPKPEEWDIVKNPSYTYYIYYMYANIAVLNQLRRQRGMNTFMFRPHCGEAGAVTHLLASFMTADNISHGLNLKKSPVLQYLYFLTQIPIAMSPLSNNSLFLEYAKNPLLEFHKKGLMVSLSTDDPMQFHYTKEPLMEEYAIAAQVFKLSTCDMCEISKNSVLQSSLSNGEKTHFLGKDYLKEGPEGNDIRKSNVAQIRMAYRYETLCYELNLIKDGVKSE, from the exons ATGCGGGCCTTCGCGGAGAGAGTCTTTGCGTCTGACACCAAAGACGATACCATCCGCGATGAGATCTCCATGTTTGATGTGGCTGATGACTGCCCCATCCTGCACCAAGAGATGGCCAAGCATCTGCACGCTGATGATGACACTGAGAAACG CAAGAGGCTTCAACGCAGCCGCACCATGGCTGTGCCTTCAGGTTCTACCAAGAAATCTGTTGCACCTATAGTAGCAGTGGAGGTGGAAACGCCCACTTACCTGGAAGTACCCGACTTCCAGAGGGTGGCCATCATCGGAGACTGTGCCGCCGGG GTAACCATGGACGACTTTGAGCTGTCCTGTAAGGGTCTGTACCGTGCCTTGACCATCAGGGAGAAGTACATGAGGCTGGCTTATCAGCGTTTCCCACGGACAGCCTCCCAATACCTGCGTGATATTGAGGGAGAGACCTTCAAGGTAGAGGATCAGGTGCAGCCAG TCTTCACAGAACCTCCAAAGGATGGGGAAGACCCCTTCGATACAAAGACACTGCCTAAGGATCTGGGCTATGTTGCTCGCATGAAGCACGGTGTCATCTATGTGTACAatgatgctgcagctgctgacaAACATCAGCCCAAAGACATGCCCTGCCCTGACTATGACACCTTTATCGACGACATGAACTTCCTCATCGCTCTCATCGCACAGGGCCCAAC TAAGACTTACACTCACCGCCGTCTGAAGTTCCTCATGTCCAAGTTCAATGTGCATGAGATGCTGAATgagatggaggagatgaaggagctGAAGTTGAACCCCCACAGGGACTTCTACAACTGCAGGAAG GTGGACACCCATATCCACGCTGCTGCCTGCATGAACCAGAAACACCTTCTGCGCTTCATCAAGAAGTCTTACCGTGATGACGCTGACCGTATCGTGCACAAGATCAAGGGTCGGGAGGTCACAATGAAGGAGCTCTTCGAGACTCTCAACTTGCATCCATATGATCTGACTGTGGATTCCCTGGATGTGCACGCT GGTAGACAAACATTCCAGCGTTTTGATAAGTTCAACGCCAAGTACAATCCCGTAGGAGCCAGTGAGCTGCGTGACCTGTACCTGAAGACAGAGAACCACATCAATGGAGAGTACTTTGCCACCATCATCAAG GAAGTAGCCACTGACCTGGAGGATGCCAAGTACCAGTACGCTGAGCCTCGTCTGTCCATCTACGGCTGCAACCCCAATGAGTGGACCAAACTCTCTGGTTGGTTTGTCAAGCACAGAGTCTACTCCCCAAATCTAAAATGGATGATTCAAGTACCCAGGATCTA TGACATCTTCAGAGGCAGGGACTTTGTGCCCCACTTTGGCAAGATGTTGGAGAACATTTTCCTTCCCGTGTTCCAGGCTACCATCGACCCACACGCCAACCCTGAGCTCAGCCTCTTCCTCAGACAC GTGACAGGTTTCGACAGTGTGGACGATGAGTCCAAGCACAGTGGTCACATGTTCTCCACCAAGAGCCCCAAACCAGAGGAGTGGGACATTGTCAAGAACCCCTCCTACACTTATTACATCTACTACATGTATGCCAACATCGCTGTTCTCAACCAACTCCGTAG ACAGAGGGGGATGAACACATTCATGTTCAGGCCTCACTGTGGTGAGGCTGGTGCCGTCACCCATCTGCTGGCTTCCTTCATGACTGCTGACAACATCTCTCATGGTCTCAACCTCAAGAAG AGTCCTGTGCTGCAGTACCTGTACTTCCTGACCCAGATCCCCATCGCCATGTCCCCCCTCAGCAACAACAGCCTGTTCCTGGAGTATGCCAAGAACCCCCTGCTAGAGTTCCACAAAAAAGGCCTGATGGTTTCTCTGTCCACTGATGACCCTATGCAGTTCCACTATACTAAG GAACCCTTGATGGAAGAGTATGCCATTGCAGCCCAGGTCTTCAAGCTAAGTACCTGCGATATGTGTGAGATCTCCAAGAACAGCGTGTTGCAGAGCAGCTTGTCTAATGGG GAGAAGACCCACTTCCTTGGTAAGGACTACCTGAAGGAGGGTCCAGAGGGCAACGACATCCGTAAGAGCAATGTGGCCCAGATCCGTATGGCATATCGCTATGAGACTCTGTGCTATGAGCTCAACCTCATCAAGGACGGCGTGAAGTCTGAGTaa